From bacterium, one genomic window encodes:
- a CDS encoding sulfite exporter TauE/SafE family protein, with translation MFLAIEGLITGAITGFLCGMFGMGGGAILIPVIVHIFKLRMKFAIGTSLTIIVFTSISSLFNYKKSGNLNSKLAFLILPFGIVATQIGALLTSRLPENLVKYIFIFMILSLGIKMLFPGKQVECSTPRKENKLAVILIGTFAGFVSGLCGVGGAVLIIPLFYIFLQIPMHACIGTALLVIFFNSLSGSIGYIVRGLVDFKVALVLSIGSMIAAPFGSKISINTSKEKLRKVFAVILILSGLSILVR, from the coding sequence CTGGTTTTCTTTGTGGTATGTTTGGAATGGGCGGTGGAGCTATTCTAATACCGGTTATAGTACATATTTTTAAACTTCGAATGAAGTTTGCCATAGGGACAAGTTTGACTATTATTGTATTTACTTCTATCTCCAGTCTTTTTAACTACAAAAAAAGCGGTAATCTAAACTCAAAATTGGCTTTCCTTATACTCCCTTTTGGGATAGTCGCTACTCAAATAGGAGCCCTCCTTACAAGTAGATTACCAGAAAATTTAGTTAAATACATTTTTATATTTATGATTCTTTCTCTCGGTATTAAAATGCTTTTCCCTGGGAAACAAGTTGAATGTTCAACCCCAAGGAAAGAAAATAAACTTGCAGTTATACTTATTGGAACTTTTGCAGGATTTGTTTCGGGTCTTTGTGGAGTTGGAGGCGCTGTATTAATTATCCCTCTTTTTTATATTTTTCTTCAAATACCAATGCATGCCTGTATAGGAACCGCTCTTCTTGTGATTTTTTTTAATTCTCTTTCTGGAAGTATCGGCTATATAGTAAGAGGGCTTGTTGATTTTAAGGTAGCTTTAGTCCTTTCAATTGGTTCTATGATAGCAGCACCGTTTGGCTCAAAAATTAGTATAAATACTTCCAAAGAAAAATTAAGAAAAGTTTTTGCGGTTATTCTAATATTAAGTGGTCTTTCTATCCTTGTAAGGTAA